Part of the Pseudodesulfovibrio mercurii genome is shown below.
AGATCCGCCACCCCTCCGAGGTTTACAAGGTCGGTGACTCCGTCCAGGCCAAGGTCCTCACCGTGGACAAGGAGAACGAGAAGTTCACCCTGGGCGTCAAGCAGCTGACCGAAGACCCGTGGACCCAGGTCCCGGCCAAGTACCCCGTGGGCCAGAAGGTCACCGGCACGGTCACCAACATCACCGACTTCGGCCTCTTCGTCGAGGTCGAGGAAGGCATCGAAGGCCTGGTCCACGTCTCCGAGATCAGCCGCAAGAAGATCAAGTCCCCCTCCGAGATGTTCAAGGAAGGCGACACCATCGAAGCCAAGGTCATCCACGTGTCCGCCGACGAGCGCCGCCTGGGCCTGTCCATCAAGCAGACCAAGGAAGAGCCCGCCCGCACCTCCGGAGGCGGCAAGTCCAAGTCCTTCGGCGGCGACAGCGTGTCCGCCGGCTCCACCCTGGGCGACCTGCTCCGCGAGAAGCTTGAGGAAGCCGCGGGCGACGCCCTGGCCGCTGCCGAAGAGGAAGAGGCCGCCGAGGCCGAAGCCCAGGTCGAAGAGACCGTTGCCGAAGCTCCGGCCGAAGAGGCCGCTGCCGAGGAAGAAGAGTCCAAGTAAGGAAAAAACGTCATGCGCATGGCAGGAACCAAAGACCGTTTCTCCCAGCGCCACCCCTTCCTGTTCGGGGTGTTGATGATCATACTGGCCATGGCCCTCATCACGGGGGTCATGGCCTTTTTCCGCGCCCTGGGCTGGACCCCCGGCTCCCTCGCCCTGTCCGGCGACAAGATCGGCATCGTCCACGTCGAGGGCATGATCCTCGACTCCTCCCGCGTGGTCCGCTTCATCCGTAGCCTCGAAGAGGACGACTCGGTCAAGGGCGTGCTTCTGCGCGTGGACTCCCCCGGCGGCTCCATCGCCCCGTCCCAGGAAATTTACGCCGCCGTCAAGCGGCTCAACCAGGTCAAACCCGTCATCGCCTCCTACGGCACCGTGGCCGCGTCCGGCGGCTACTACGCCTCCTGCCCGGCCCGGCTCATCTTCGCCAACTCCGGCTCCATCACCGCCTCCATCGGCGTCATGGCCGAGTTCGTCACCGTGGCCGACGCAATGGAGAAATTCGGCATCCGGCCCGAAGTCCTGACCACCGGCAAATTCAAGGCCGCGGGCACCCCCCTGCGCAACCTCACCGACGCCCAGCGCGAACAGATGCTCGGACTCATGCAGGACCTCCACGACCAGTTCGTGGACGACGTGGCCGAGGCGCGCGGCATGGAACGCGCCCGCATCGCCGCCATCGCCGACGGACGCGCCGTCACCGGCCGACAGGCCCTGGCCCTCGGGCTCATCGATCGCCTCGGCACCCAAGCCGACGCCGTCGAGGAACTCAAAAAGGAAACCGGCATCGAGGGCCGCGCCGCCGTCATCGAAGGACCCGTAGAGGAACGGACCTTTGTCCAGGAACTCATGGGCGCCCTCAAGATCGACCTCTCCTCCAGCCTCAAACAGGGCTGGTCCTTCTACTACAAATAGAGCCGGGGAATGCCTCCGGCGGCCGGGGCTCCGCCCCGGACCCCGCCAGGGCGCTGCCCTGGACCCGCTGGGGCGCTGCCCCCGACCCCGCCAAAGAACCCTTTAAAAAGGGTTCTCTGGACGCTCCCAAACTTTTTGTGTGCCTTCGGCGGGGGCGTGCGGACGCGGGGAGACGTGCGGGTTGAGCGAGGTGGGAAGGGCCGGTGCTGCTTCGCGGGGGGATTGGCCGGACGGCCACGGGCCCCGCAGGGCCGTCCGGCGCGAACCCTTCGGGACGGTTGCCCAACGCCGCCGACGAGGTCGGCGGAACCCGTTAAATTTGTTTCGCGGCGTTGGTAAAAGCCGGGAAAAGTCGTGGTTCTTGGGGCGCTATCCCCTTC
Proteins encoded:
- the sppA gene encoding signal peptide peptidase SppA, with amino-acid sequence MAGTKDRFSQRHPFLFGVLMIILAMALITGVMAFFRALGWTPGSLALSGDKIGIVHVEGMILDSSRVVRFIRSLEEDDSVKGVLLRVDSPGGSIAPSQEIYAAVKRLNQVKPVIASYGTVAASGGYYASCPARLIFANSGSITASIGVMAEFVTVADAMEKFGIRPEVLTTGKFKAAGTPLRNLTDAQREQMLGLMQDLHDQFVDDVAEARGMERARIAAIADGRAVTGRQALALGLIDRLGTQADAVEELKKETGIEGRAAVIEGPVEERTFVQELMGALKIDLSSSLKQGWSFYYK